In the genome of Scylla paramamosain isolate STU-SP2022 chromosome 2, ASM3559412v1, whole genome shotgun sequence, the window ccattattattgttattattattattaccattattattatcattaattaagcaatctatatatttatttatctgtttggtAATTATTTGGTTTGTTTCCTCAATGTATTCATGTCCAAGGGAATAATTTAGTGAATTAACTCGCTAactcatttacttttttattagtttattccTATCTGCTCTTAAAGTCCTATATTAATCAAttaatgtgtttattttctcactgcagtggtggtggtttgggtAATTTGGTGAGTTAAATAaagtattcatttacttatttattacttgATTCACTTTCCCCCTTACTAGTGTTTACTCTTAAATTCCCAGCCTTAATGAAATACATACATGAGTCATTTCCATGCAAGAAATATTCTCTTCCTAAGAAAAGAACCGAAAGAAAACTGGGAGGATAAAAAATAGTGCCAtctttttgcattatttttcttagaTGTGATTAgttttaccgtgtgtgtgtgtgtgtgtgtgtgtgtgtgtgtgtgtgtgtgtgtgtgtgtagtagctTTAACTTGCGTTGTCAATAGCTTCATCATCACCTGCTATAGAATCGTTACTCACTCTCCGTCTGTCAATATGTGGTAACCcttctcagttttcttctttcatctctgctGCTCCTTCAGAATTCCGCTTCTCCCTTCCTTGGATCTCTTGTTTActgtttcatctcttctttccgtcTCGTTTCCTGCCTGTCTTGCTTCCTTTCCGTCTCTACAAGTTGCAGTTCTTCTATCTATCTCGTTTCTCCGCCTGTGTTATTATAAGTTGCCTTTCTGTTACTTGTTTCCGTCTCTTTAAACTGCcatattttccattttcgtGAGTTGTCTTTCTGTTATACGTACTGCTTTCCTTCTCCGTTGCAGTTccgtcatctttttttttatttcccttccctgtaCATTGGTTTTGTGTTACTTGTTTttactctctgtctctgttaCCATTATTTTACCTCTTGCTCCCTTCTCTGTTTATTGCCCTTCTGTTCCCATAATCATCTGCCTGTCACCACGTGTTACCAGCCATGGATATTTTCAGACATACAggataaccacacacacacacacacacacacacacacacacacacacacacacacacacacacacacacacacacacacatacgcgcgCGCGCAAGGACTGTTAAATAATATGCATGTTATTCCAAagacattatttttattacttaatgtgtgtgtggacagtaCTGTGAGATCTTAGGGTCTGAGTAACGGCACTAGAAGACCAAACCACTGCAGACTGAGATCACCAAGACCACCACGTGCATCACCACTCACTGACCTCACCACTCAATCACGCTCACTCACGCTGTGCTTCTGATGACGTCACCACAACACCGATACTATTACCCCTACATAGAATTCTTCAAAACGCTATAACTTGTATTTACAGAATTTTATTATTGCACTGGGTTCACGCTGGAATGGTGTGACTAGTAGAGGACTATGAGAAAAATCAACATCAAAAATTATAGACGCACGTACGTAGTAATAGAATATTTATATACATCGATCTGGTTGTTTATTCACAGGAAAGAGGTTAAGGGTGGCAAGTGCattcatacaaacatacatacatacatacatacatacaaatatacatgCGGACTAATTaaaggacagacaaacaagcagatTCACACAAGGACGAAATGcatgaaggaacacacacacacacacacacacacacacacacacacacacacacacacacacggggataGTAATCGCAGCAAGTACGTACATACAAGTAACGGCAAAGTACGTACAcgtacatacaatacatacattcCACTTAATAGTTAACAGAAAGTTGTACACAAAAATGCAgcattgtatctttttttttttcccctcccagcAAAGAGGGACAATGAACACCTACCATGACAGTGCTGCACAGGTATCACATCAAGCAGTGTGCGAGGTGCAGTGCATTAATGTTCTAGCTCACCGCACCGACACTCGCGCCACTCAGTCACATGCGCGGACAACTTACTCGTAAAATATTCGTCACGCTGCCTCGACACTCCCGCTGCAATGCCTCTGAACTCTGGCGACATAGTTTGAGGGCTATTTACAGCAGCGAGCGCATCACTGCATCTTTTCCAGCTGTTGATaagatttcttttatttttttcagaagcGAGAATGTTTGTTACTGGAGTCATGTCACCGACACATTACCGCATTTCACGTTCATGCCGCAGGTTATTTCAGTTTCCCGAGCTTCGTTGAACGGCTGCGATGCGGTGGCTGGCTTAAGCTGGCTGAGTACTAAGTAGGCAGGTTGCTTTGCTCTGCGCTCCCAGCCTGGATTCAGTGCTTGGAAGCGTGTGTGCCGCGAACCTCTCTACGCTTTAATCGGATGGGTGCTTCCGGGACTTGCCGTGTCTTGCCGCAGCAGTGCAGCAAGCTACTTGTGGCACAAGTACTGTTTGCCCATGTTTCACCGAGGCGCACCACTGTCCGCTATACAGCACCATACTGCACATCACTCGGACACAAAGTGACACGATTATTGCTAGTATATTTAcaagaaacttgaaaaaaagaaaaaaaaaaaacgtttctaaTGGTCTTGTTTCCGtgttaaattaaaaataaaactaatatatttttttacgaaACTGTATTCACGGTTTGTTATGAACGGTTCACTCGCTTATCACTTCCACATATTTTTTGACTTGGTAAGAAACATCACATCATTTTCTCCCTTCTAAAAAAAGAACGGGCGCATTGGAGACTCGGTATTGTATAGGTGGTAGTGCGGGCGGCCGCTGTGCTGCTGACGTAGATTTGAAGGTTTCAGGGAGGAGCTCAGCGAGTCAGTAGTCTGCTGCCTTCCGCTCCCGTAGCCTCACTTGGCCTCACTGTCCTCCTCGCTGTCCTGGTGGGCGCTCATGTGCCTCGTCAGGTGGTGTCGTTCGCGGAAACTTTCCCCGCAGATGTTACACTTGAGTCTCTCGTTGCGGCGTTTTTTGTACGGGTCCGCCTCCCGCTTGTGTTGCGAGCGCATGTGGTACACCAAGTCCGAAGTCATGCGGAAGGAGATGTTGCACTTGGCGCACACATTTTGAGCTGACTGAGCGAGGGTGAAGGATGGAGGCATGAGGGCCGACACGGACGGCTGTGGCAGGAAGGGAGCAGCGCCCAGTTTGGTGACGTCAGCCGGGGACGGACCAGTCAGCGGGTAGGCGAGGGAAAAGGGCAGCTTGTAAGGGTCAGTGGGGTACATGGACGAACGCAGGCGAGACAGAGCTTCACTGGCGGACATTTCACTACTGTGCTTGGAGTCCATGAACTGGTGGTGCGACTTGAGGTATTCCTCCACCAGGTTGTTGTTGAGGCGGTCAGGAACAGCgtgaggcaggaggggagcCAGGCCGGGAGGCAGGAGGCCCGGGGCAGCCAGCAGCGGCGCCAGGGACTTGCCGCTATTCAACAGTGAACTGACAGCGTTGAAGGAGGCTGACACTGGAGGCCAGGTAGAGCTGAGTGCGTCTAGGGCAGCGGCTGGCCCGGTGAAGTGTGGTGGCGACGACCCTTGTGATCTGGTGACTTTGGTGAAGGCGCTTCCCGGGGTGGGGTCGTCGCTGGGCGGAGTGGGCGGCGCTCCAGGTGATTCGGTGAGCGAAGGCGGCGGCACCTTCAGTCCACTCACTCGGCTCACTTTAGAGGCGGGCGAGGGCACGTCGGAGCTGAGGGGGTGGTCGTGGGCACCGGTGAGGAAGGCGACATCGAAGGTTCGCTTGGTAGGGGATGTATGAGGACTGGAGGCGCTCACCCCCCGCAGAGCCTCCATGATCATGACGCCTGCAACAACACACTCTCTCAGCGACACTCAAAACATGCTCACGCGCCTAACTCCCCGCTGCCCCGAACTTTCTTCCGAATGTCTATAGTGGGTCCATAAATAGGTGTAGGCGCTAATGGTATGTGACGTCACTAACAAAAATTGTCTGTGGTATACAGTGTTACATGCTGCTTTGAGCGGAATCCCTCCCCAATACACCTTCCTTACAGCTCTCCTGGCGGCATAAATATTAAACGCCTCTGACTCAGCCCTCGGTCAAAAAACAGAtcaatactgttttttttagcCTCGGCTGGCTCAAGCAAGCAAGACACAGGATCGCAGTGTGAAATACTGAACTCCACATGTGAAAACAACTATGAATGACAATAAATATGTACGTGTATGCATGAGTGAAATAATGTCATGATGGACGCAGAAAAGTTTAATTGTATATTTTGATAAATATGTACCTGATTCAGCTGAGTACTGCAGTGTTGTCTGGGAACTTAGAAAATAAATCACTTGTATATAAGTTTCTGTATTCCACTTTGCTTACATAAGACGCGGTTTCAATAGACACGTGAATTAAGTcacaaaaataggaaaaaaagtttatcAGTAATTACCGCAGAGTACGAGTGTGGAAATCAGTGGAGGCTACTCCGGCTCAGCAGGTGGTGAGGGCAAGGCCAGCTGGGCCCGACGCTCCACGTCTGTCACGGCACTGTGCGGCGCGACTCACTGCTACCACGACCAACAGCGCGGACAAAGTAACTGagcccgttttctgttgccttCAGTTTATATATCACGACGGCGCGAAGGGGCGGAGCTTATTGATTGATTATGTTAATGATTGGCCGAGACTAGTGATAAAGGCGGCTGTGATTGGCTGCCTGGAGCCGCAGGTGTCAGAACCTATTGTGTCCGTCATTTGAGTGGGATCTGACCTATTGTGAGGGGGCAGGAGAGCGGAGACGCAGTTGCCCAATGAAGACGCTCCACAGCTCTATTCCGTGTGTCACTTGATGGTGGGTGGCACGGGGGGCAGGGTACTGTACCTGACGGCAACGGAGCCATGCAGCTGTCCTGGCCACCTTTATCtcggtgtgcgtgtgtgtgtgtgtgtgtgtgtgtgtgtgtgtgtgtgtgtgtgtgtgtgtgtgtgtgactgactgacagttgacttttttttcattgagggAATTCCAAATGCACAGTATGTACAACTCAAGCAGGTGTAATGATacgttcgagagagagagagagagagagagagagagagagagagagagagagagagagagagagagagagagagaaagagagagaaagagagagattcgaGTGGGTGATCGTGTAATGTAGTTCACAACTATTATCAAGTGTTCGCATCATTACTTATGAACACACTGGCCGACGAAACATTAACCGCTATTTCTGAAAAATCACGGGCATAGACAAGGATTTTCTGCCATTCTTCTTTCACCCCGAGTCTGCCCTGCCCACTGGCTCGCTGGCTCGCTGGCGGCTCGTTGATCAGCGCTGAGGTAGAAACTTTCCTCACCACACAGTCATTGCTCACCTCAAGGACCCAACAAACCAGAGTTATTGTAAGAGGAGAATCATAATGGtggatgttgtgtgtgttgggatgaCAGCTAGCGAGCCTCACTGCAATACTTctgtgagtgggagggaggacagCGCACATCAGGGAGGAAATTACCGAGACTCATCCACATAATTCCCAGGAAAAAAGGAGTAAGAAATGAGAAATCCTAAAGAAacgagccaaaaaaaaaaaaaaaaaaaaaaaaaatatatatatatatatatatatatatatatatatatatatatatatatatatatatatatatatatatatatatatatatatatatatatatatatatgttacagtcaatacctgaatccagacaatttgtaaagtgtaaagttattttttcaggcaatttgtgaactgcctaacctaacctaacctaacctaacctaacctaacctaacctaacctaacctaaccaggcagttcacaaattgcctgaaaaaataagtcactttacaaattgtctggattcaggtattgactgtaacatatatatatatatatatatatatatatatatatatatatatatatatatatatatatatatatatatatatatatatatatatatatatatatatatatatatatatatatatatatatatatatatatattgatgagAAAGCGGCGATGAAGTGTAGCAATTACGATTCTAAGCGACCTACAGTACACCACACAATGCCACACTTCTTAACAACACCCATAGTTTCCTGAAGCCGTTTCACTTTGATTCCAATGTCACACTTCAGAGTTTGAGCATTCTCGCCCTTCACATCAATGCTTTACAACCCACAGACAGTACCGTCCACTTTGTATATCAGTATTcatgcaaacattttttctggtGCTCTGAATGTTAGCAAATGATAACCAAAGCAGGAAAAGAGTTAAGAATGTAAAGTACAGACAAGAAAAGACTCATGGATTGACACATTTATTTCATCAGGTGTGGAGGTGTAGCATCAATCACCGCGTGCAGTGTCAACAGCGGCGGCAAACAGTTAGATAGTCACTCATATTGACTCATATGTAACCGCTGGCTCCCCAAATATCTATAACATGATGTGCAATGAAATTATCAATGCAGAGTGCCTGTCAGTAACGCCAGAAATACGATAGTGCCGCATTGGGCGCCAGTTAATATGATCATAATGCGGAGTGAACGCGCCATGGAACTGCATACGTTATAATGAAGTTATCACACATAAATTCACAGTGTTTATAGACAACATGACAGTGATTATATCAAGTGTTGAGTGACCCCTGCCTCACCCCTCATCCCTGCTGccctcacccctgcctccctcaccccagTCACCCCATCAACAAACGTCATTGTCACTCTGTTACCTACCCGTCAGCAATTGTGCTACCgtgtgcctcctcttcctcttcctcttcctccttctcctcctcctcctcctcctcctcctccacctggcaCTCCTCTCCGGCACCCTCCCACGGCTGCCTCATCACCCTAAGTGCCTGGGTGGTGAAGGGCTCGCGGAAGATGCGGCGGGATCGGGACGCGAGACTTTCTCCTGAGTGGTTGATTTATTTATCGAATGAGGTGAATTAGTTGCAAGATTTCAAAGTTTCTCGTAGTGTTGTGTGGgattctgtcttctttctctgtcgCTCTTCTCTGTCgtcttgacgtgtgtgtgtgtgtgtgtgtgtgtgtgtgtgtgtgtgtgtgttacatattgaaagcacgcacgcacacgcgcgcacagacgcgcacagacacacacacacacacacacacacacacacacacacacacacacacagagagagagagagagagagagagagagagagagagagagagagagagagagagagagagagagagagagagagagagagagagggacggagggacggagggacggagggacggagagagagagagagagagagagagagagagagagagagagagagagagagagagagagagagagagagagagagagagagagagagagagagagagagaagcattacaaaaaaaaagaataaaaaggatgaatggaatatgcatttatctttttctttctgtcttttcatccttccctccattttacCAGCAAAACAATTTGGTTTCAGGAAGAGTTTGAGTGCTGCTgatgctcttttttcttttttttttttttttttacgtatgatCCGCAAGTTGCTTTAGACACGGATTCTTCAGTCTTACAATCCTTGATTTTAGTTCAGCCATCAATAAAGTTAACCGTAAGGCTTTGACCTATAAGCAAGAATCAATAGCTTTGGTGATTctgttttatccattttttagtGATAGACAGCTGCGTGTTGTTGATGGGTGTTTTAGTGATTACACCTTGGTTAAGTCAGGAGTTCAGCAGGATAGTATTCTGgccactttgtttttttttttttttttttttttttttttttgttagttttactTGTGGCATGTGGGATGGCATTTAAGTCACTAATAGTTTCTTATGCTGATGTTACTTTTATACTTGGTCGCATCACCTCCCTCAACAGTGCTATCTTTTTTTGAGAGATGACATTCTGAAAACAATGGCATGGTATGACCAATGGGAATAAAGCTGGATCCAACTAAAACGCATATTCTTGTCATAGACAGAAGATGTTGGCTACTTTATTTGCTCACTTCAGTACACTGTAGATGGTACTGTCATTGATATTTACAGCAGCCTGATACTGCTAAGTGTTACTCTTCATTCAAAACTTACGCTCTGTTGTTTCTTCAGTGTCACAGAAACTTTGTATATTGAGTAAATGTAGAAATGTTTACACTGATGGTGAAATTGTCATGAattgtttttcattcttctatttCGCTTTTCTTGAGTGTTCCTCACCAGTTGTATTGTCAGCAGCGGAATCCCATCTAAGCTTTCAATCAGGTCAAGGTTTTGTGTCCTGTTTTTCATCTCAACTCGGAGCATCGCTGCAAAGTGGTATCATTAATATTATGAGTTTTGCATAATCTAGATCAGCCTTTGCATtgtagagtggtagatgagtggaacggactcagtaatcatgttgttagtgctaagacattagggagcttgaagaggagatgagacgggtttatggatggggatgataggtggaaacaggtaggtatatttcatacagggactgccacgtgtaagcctagtcgcttcttgcagcttcccttatttcctatgttcttatgttcttaagctTCCCcctccttaaaaacccgtagactcacatacgtacatacatagtGTAGACTCACATACGGCTGCTCGAAACGCCGCTGATGACGATGTAACTCCCTCGCCTTCAGGAGGTTCAGCTGGAGGGAGCAGATTGCGTCTTCCTCATTCTTAAGGTTTGTCCTCTGTTGCTCCgaagattgttgttgttgttattttgttccttcttcatcttcttgttcttgttctttttcttgttcttgttcttgttcttctttaatattttcgGTCTTGTTAATCTCATGATTCATTTtgcctcttctttttgtttgtctgtctgtctgcctgcctttcTATCTGTAtatttgcactctctctctctctctctctctctctctctctctctctctctctctctctctctctctctctctctctctcagtctgtctgtctgtccatctgtctataaGTTAACTGTCTAACCACCTACTAGCAGCCATCTAAcctgtgtttctgtttctgtccCCCGCACGTCACCGCCACTCACACCCGCATCGTAAATTCTCCCTCaaacttttcctgttcttcGGGTTAATCATTACTGTCAGTCAGGCGTCTGCTCCAGCATACGTCACGTGAGGTTAGCGGCGCACCGAAACTCCGTGAAAAGAAAAGACGCGGTGTAGAAAAGTCAAGTTCTGCCTATTAAAGGTCAGTCTGAGTGTCCGTGTAAGaaggggctgtggtggtggtggtggtggtggtggtggtggcggaaggaggggagtctTGAGTGAATAGCGTTACTTCTGCGATATCCATAATGTAGAACAACATCCCTATCAGGAGGCAcgccacctgagagagagaaagagagagagagagagagagagagagagagagagagagagagagagagagagagagagagagagagagagagagagagagcgtcattAGGCGGTAAACAGCTGCAGAGAAACtaaaatatacgaaaaaaacaATACTGATTCGTGTAGTACAGAAGACTAAAAAGGAACAAATAAGAGCAGACTTTTTGGACATAAAGAGGTTGTTTGTAACACTGGAAAATGTGGAGGGCGGATGGGGAATAACAATAAGAGGGTATGGACAGGATTTTGCCTCGATGCTCCTCGAATCAACTGTATGAAAGTATAATGAGGCTGTAATGAGTGTTGGGTCATTAGGGAGATTTAAAGAAAGATTAGacgaatttatggatgaggaagacaggtggaaataggcaaaTCTATTTCCTGCAGGGaacgccacgtgtaggcctgattcCTTcccgcagcttcccttattttctcgtGTTCTTATGTCTCCATATCGATTTGTACATTTCTACACCTTTATCAGAACAAATATTTCTACCCAAGCACTTACCTGGATTGCCATTGTAATTTCGTACTTGTGCTCCAGGAGTGCTGAGGGCGTGCAACAGGCGAGCCTCATGAGTCTCAGCAGTGTCTGACAAGTGAGCAGCCTCTTCCCTCTGTCGGTGCCATGTGCCCAtgaatataaacacacaaatgaGCATCTTGAATATATGATTTTCCCATTCTGCATATTATCTAGCTTAGTATGCGAACAGAGGAGAGTTACGCCATAATCATACCTACACACCGCCCAAGCAAGTAAAGTGGGTGAAACTAAATTTTCATTCGAGGCAAAATgtatttaatttgtattttccCACGTAGAATTTAAAGGTtaaaatgaaatagtaaatGGCACGTAATTAAGTGTTCACAGCATTAATTAAAACATGTATGTAAATTTGTCCACCTTTATGCAAGTACCAGACTGACATTTCACTTAAAGACACAGTAGGTACATGAGGGTTCGAGGATAAGTGAATATCCTCCCTCCTTCGACGCTTTGTCTCCTCTTAGAAACAAACATAGAGGGAGCAGTGCCCAGCCTTTCCGCCCCGACCATTTTTGTCGCCTTTTACGACGCGGGGTATTCCGATATACGTCCTCGACGCCCTGGGTCTCAGCATTGGCTGTGAGGCTCACCACCGAGGCTGACTGCGCCATAAATGATAATTAGGAACGTATTTTAGtgtatattattattcataaataaaggtaatgtcaagatttaaaagaaaactTAGAGGTCGTGGCACCAGATGGTATTGTTATTGTGGGCAACGAAGCCATAAAGTTGTTATCGACATAGTCATAGGAGCGAGAAGAGAAGAACGTTTCCAGTGTTGAGGATGTGTTGTTATACATTACAGGTATGAGGGTTGCTTCACACAAGCAACCCTCATGGATATCGCTGTCAGATGTTTCATGACATTGTACACTTCATTCGTGACCTGATAATGCACTCCAGGACTGTTGGTGCGATAGTGAACAGTGTGTACGAGTTGCCAGGAAAGGTACTACATGTTTTATAGTAACATGAAAGTACGGTACAGCACATTATGCTGCTGGACTATTTTTCTGCATACTGACGAGATAAACGCAACATCATGGTTTGGCATAACACTGTATGCTCTTTCGTGAGAAGATTCTGATCGACACGAGATTTGTTAACATATCATGGAACAGAATCGTGGAAAAGTGACACGCCATGCTGGTGAGCAACGTGTGCGTGATTTGCACAGCGCGGTGCAGCGTGGCTCTGCACGGTATTGTACAGCGTGGTGGTGTGCTGGACTGCATGATGCTGCACTGCACGGAACAGCAAGCATGGTCGTTTGCTTTGCGGAAAAGAATCACACTGCACAGCGATATGCCGAGTGGTGCTGCAAGGCCAGGTCTCACAGGACGCGGTGCCAGCTGTGTGGCCTGGCACGGAACAGCACGGCACTACATAAAAGTGGATGGGCAACCCAGAAACATAAAACAGTAAAGAAATGGGCCATGTAGGGCAGAGCACGTGTCTCCTCCATACACCACACGCCGGCCAGTCTGTCGTCCCGCCCGCCTTTTGTGAGGACTTCTggtggcctcctcctcccccctgccTCAGTATCCCTCACCCTCTTCAGataaaaatacatgtaatattattaatttgttagtatttttttttttttttccattccctgCTGAGCCACAAACGTGAGTATGCATTTCAGTGTCATCAATGTGACAGCGCGCCTGCCTATGATAAGATTGATGGTGTG includes:
- the LOC135114055 gene encoding PR domain zinc finger protein 8-like, which encodes MIMEALRGVSASSPHTSPTKRTFDVAFLTGAHDHPLSSDVPSPASKVSRVSGLKVPPPSLTESPGAPPTPPSDDPTPGSAFTKVTRSQGSSPPHFTGPAAALDALSSTWPPVSASFNAVSSLLNSGKSLAPLLAAPGLLPPGLAPLLPHAVPDRLNNNLVEEYLKSHHQFMDSKHSSEMSASEALSRLRSSMYPTDPYKLPFSLAYPLTGPSPADVTKLGAAPFLPQPSVSALMPPSFTLAQSAQNVCAKCNISFRMTSDLVYHMRSQHKREADPYKKRRNERLKCNICGESFRERHHLTRHMSAHQDSEEDSEAK